A single window of Acetohalobium arabaticum DSM 5501 DNA harbors:
- a CDS encoding quaternary amine ABC transporter ATP-binding protein codes for MKEIEVNNLSKIFGNNPQEGIELLKEGYSKDEILEKTGLTVGVNDVSFKVNTEEIFVIMGLSGSGKSTLLRCLNRLIEPTAGELKLKDQNLMDLDQQSLRQMRRDKFGMVFQNFALFPNRTVLENAEFGLEIQDVPKEEREVQAKEALKRVGLDGWEDQYPEQLSGGMQQRVGLARALAVDPEILLMDEPFSALDPLIKKEMQDELLDIYQDLDKTILFITHDLDEALKLGDRIAIMNDGKIVQIGTPEEILTDAENDYVKEFVQDVNRSRILTAEDIMTKPLALLYDQDGPHTAMHKMRQNEISSIFVVDKERKLKGIVEIEDAVEGVNKGQKDLEGIMKETPTTNPDENLDELFSEIADLDIPLPVINDEGKLLGLIIKSNVLANLASEERV; via the coding sequence ATGAAAGAGATAGAAGTAAATAATCTTTCAAAGATATTTGGAAATAATCCTCAAGAAGGTATTGAGTTATTAAAAGAAGGATATTCTAAAGATGAGATATTAGAGAAGACGGGCTTGACAGTAGGTGTGAATGATGTTAGTTTTAAAGTTAATACAGAAGAAATATTTGTGATTATGGGGCTGTCAGGCAGCGGTAAGTCGACTTTATTGAGGTGTTTAAATAGGTTAATTGAACCAACAGCTGGAGAATTGAAATTAAAGGATCAGAATCTAATGGATTTGGATCAACAGAGTTTACGCCAGATGAGAAGAGATAAATTTGGAATGGTCTTTCAGAATTTTGCTCTTTTTCCTAATAGGACTGTACTAGAGAATGCTGAATTTGGATTAGAGATTCAGGATGTACCTAAAGAAGAAAGAGAAGTACAAGCTAAAGAGGCATTAAAAAGAGTAGGTCTGGATGGATGGGAGGACCAATATCCTGAGCAATTAAGTGGTGGAATGCAGCAAAGAGTTGGTTTGGCTCGAGCTCTAGCAGTTGATCCTGAGATTCTTCTTATGGATGAACCTTTTAGTGCTTTAGATCCTTTAATCAAAAAAGAAATGCAGGATGAATTACTGGATATTTATCAAGATTTAGATAAAACAATTCTATTTATTACTCATGATTTAGATGAAGCTCTTAAACTAGGTGATCGAATTGCTATTATGAATGATGGAAAAATTGTTCAGATAGGAACTCCAGAAGAGATTTTGACTGATGCTGAAAATGATTATGTTAAGGAATTTGTACAGGATGTAAATCGTTCTCGTATCTTAACTGCTGAAGATATTATGACTAAACCTCTAGCTTTATTATATGATCAGGACGGTCCTCATACTGCTATGCATAAAATGAGGCAGAATGAAATTTCCAGTATTTTTGTAGTAGATAAAGAACGAAAACTTAAGGGAATAGTAGAAATTGAAGATGCTGTTGAAGGAGTTAATAAAGGACAAAAGGATTTAGAAGGTATAATGAAGGAGACTCCTACTACCAATCCAGATGAAAACTTAGATGAGTTATTTTCTGAGATTGCTGATTTAGATATTCCTCTACCAGTGATTAATGATGAAGGGAAGTTATTGGGGCTGATTATTAAGAGTAATGTCTTAGCTAATTTAGCTAGTGAGGAGAGGGTATAA
- a CDS encoding ABC transporter permease, with product MNLPIGKGVELLLDVLLNNFGPFFEIVSNLVEQFMTGFTNLLLVAPPLVVILALTGLALLIADKKVAFFSFIGLFVVFGMGLWVATIRTFVLVFVAAVIALALGIPTGILINKSQLLNRIITPILDFMQTMPPFVYLIPATMFFGIGNVPGVMATVIFAMPPAIRLTDLGLKQVPDELEEVGFAFGSTPWQMLFKVRLPLALPSIMAGINQCIMLSLSMVVIASMIGAKGLGAEVLNGIQRMQIGVGFEAGLGVVILAIILDRITKGLNQVNAEQ from the coding sequence ATGAATTTGCCTATAGGCAAAGGAGTAGAATTATTATTAGATGTACTTTTGAATAATTTTGGACCTTTCTTTGAAATAGTATCAAATTTAGTGGAGCAATTTATGACTGGATTTACAAATTTACTTTTAGTAGCTCCACCTTTAGTTGTTATTTTAGCTTTAACCGGTTTAGCTTTATTAATAGCCGATAAGAAGGTAGCTTTCTTCAGTTTTATTGGTCTTTTTGTAGTATTTGGTATGGGATTGTGGGTAGCTACTATACGTACTTTTGTCTTAGTTTTTGTTGCAGCTGTAATTGCGCTAGCTTTAGGAATTCCAACAGGAATTTTGATTAATAAGAGTCAATTATTGAATAGAATAATTACCCCCATTTTAGACTTTATGCAGACTATGCCTCCGTTTGTTTACTTAATCCCAGCCACTATGTTCTTTGGAATTGGTAATGTTCCTGGAGTAATGGCTACAGTTATTTTTGCAATGCCTCCAGCGATTAGATTAACTGATTTGGGCCTAAAACAAGTACCAGATGAACTAGAAGAAGTAGGATTTGCTTTTGGGTCTACTCCATGGCAGATGTTGTTTAAAGTTAGGTTACCTCTAGCATTACCTTCAATTATGGCGGGGATTAATCAATGTATTATGCTTTCCTTATCTATGGTTGTTATAGCTTCTATGATTGGAGCTAAAGGTCTAGGAGCTGAAGTGTTGAATGGAATTCAAAGGATGCAGATTGGAGTTGGATTTGAAGCTGGATTAGGAGTAGTTATTTTGGCTATTATTTTAGATAGAATTACTAAGGGATTGAATCAGGTTAACGCGGAGCAATAA
- a CDS encoding geranylgeranyl reductase family protein produces the protein MKYDILIVGAGPAGAYTAYRLAQADLDVLLLEKEELPRYKPCGGGLTSKVFGIIPEFNLDHVIEDKISTVVFTHNVEAPIKLDFIEPFTYMTMRDKFDYFLVQQAKEVGVKVIDNTPVVDIRCMSDRVRVCTTGSEYTAKYIIGADGARSLVAQQLGLMDGVESAIAYEKEIKVSSQLLEAQRGIMNLDYGIIHGGYSWIFPKVDHFSVGVGTFAEGVSLKKSLEDYLAKGKIDDYKELKAKGHPLPVGGSKRELTYKRAVLIGDAAGLVDPLSGEGIFYALKSADLASRILLDVIRRGKSLSRYTTLINQEILPEFRKAELIKKIFFKFSDLLHKLFMKENWILKKLIQVIYGDDTYSNLYDNIQNQIPLLKF, from the coding sequence ATGAAATATGATATTTTAATAGTAGGAGCAGGACCAGCTGGGGCTTATACTGCCTATAGATTAGCCCAGGCAGATTTAGATGTATTATTATTGGAAAAGGAAGAATTACCCAGATATAAGCCCTGTGGGGGAGGTCTGACTTCAAAAGTTTTTGGAATTATACCTGAATTTAATTTAGATCATGTTATTGAGGATAAAATCTCTACTGTGGTCTTTACTCATAATGTAGAAGCTCCTATTAAGCTTGATTTCATAGAGCCTTTTACCTATATGACTATGAGAGATAAGTTTGATTATTTCTTAGTTCAGCAGGCTAAAGAGGTAGGAGTAAAAGTGATTGATAATACTCCAGTAGTAGACATAAGATGTATGTCGGATAGAGTTCGTGTCTGTACTACAGGAAGTGAGTATACTGCTAAATATATCATTGGAGCTGATGGAGCCAGGAGTTTAGTTGCGCAGCAATTAGGCTTAATGGATGGGGTGGAGTCTGCTATTGCTTATGAAAAAGAGATAAAGGTGTCTTCACAGTTACTTGAAGCCCAGCGGGGAATTATGAATCTTGATTATGGAATTATTCATGGCGGTTATAGCTGGATTTTTCCTAAGGTCGATCATTTTTCTGTAGGTGTTGGTACCTTTGCTGAAGGAGTAAGCTTAAAAAAGAGTTTAGAAGATTATTTAGCTAAAGGTAAAATAGATGATTATAAGGAACTTAAAGCTAAAGGCCATCCTCTGCCAGTTGGAGGGTCTAAACGGGAATTAACATACAAACGAGCAGTATTAATTGGCGATGCTGCTGGCTTAGTTGATCCATTGTCAGGAGAGGGAATTTTTTATGCTTTAAAGAGTGCTGATTTAGCCAGCCGGATACTTCTTGATGTTATACGGAGAGGCAAATCCTTAAGCAGATATACTACTTTAATTAATCAGGAAATACTACCTGAATTTCGCAAAGCAGAATTAATCAAAAAAATCTTTTTTAAGTTTTCTGATTTATTACATAAGTTATTTATGAAAGAAAATTGGATTTTAAAGAAGTTAATACAGGTTATCTATGGTGATGATACTTATTCAAATCTGTATGATAATATTCAAAATCAAATTCCTTTATTAAAATTTTAA
- a CDS encoding AbrB/MazE/SpoVT family DNA-binding domain-containing protein, protein MKSTGIVRKVDDLGRIVIPIELRRTLGLETKDSLEIYVDNDKIIFKKYEPACIFCGNAENTIDFKNKIICSECLDKMVEKSEEKPA, encoded by the coding sequence ATGAAATCAACAGGTATTGTTAGAAAAGTAGATGATTTAGGAAGAATAGTAATTCCAATTGAACTGCGTAGAACTTTAGGGCTTGAGACTAAAGATTCTTTAGAAATCTACGTAGACAATGACAAAATAATCTTTAAAAAGTATGAACCTGCTTGCATCTTTTGTGGTAATGCAGAAAATACTATCGATTTTAAAAATAAAATTATCTGTTCTGAATGCTTAGATAAAATGGTAGAGAAATCAGAAGAAAAGCCTGCTTAA
- a CDS encoding glycine betaine ABC transporter substrate-binding protein encodes MLQSPQQTSQDESVEQKGKVKIGYVQWASAEASTYVVREVLERMGYEVETPVTQSGPMFQGTANGELDAFVCAWLPNTDKTRWEEYGDELVDLGSNYDSAQIGLVVPEYVKADTIPELKKYADKFNKAIVGIDPGATEMTVIENKTMPKYGLKDWELTSSSGPAMTAELGKAIKNDEWIVVAGWKPHWKWSKWDLKFLEDPELTMGEGEYIKSIGRPEIKEDMPTVAKFLQNYKLTTEQLGSIMLKIQNGMEPKKAAEEFVSNNPEAVNSWVPGDKEVVK; translated from the coding sequence ATGCTTCAAAGTCCGCAGCAGACAAGCCAAGATGAATCAGTTGAGCAGAAAGGAAAGGTTAAGATTGGTTATGTGCAGTGGGCATCAGCAGAGGCTTCTACATATGTTGTTCGTGAAGTTTTAGAGAGAATGGGCTATGAGGTGGAAACACCGGTAACGCAATCTGGACCAATGTTTCAAGGGACAGCTAATGGTGAGTTAGATGCTTTCGTTTGTGCATGGTTACCTAATACAGATAAGACGCGTTGGGAAGAATATGGTGATGAATTAGTTGATTTAGGGAGTAATTATGATTCAGCTCAGATAGGCCTTGTAGTTCCTGAATATGTCAAAGCTGATACTATCCCTGAACTTAAAAAATATGCCGATAAATTTAATAAAGCAATAGTAGGAATTGATCCTGGCGCTACGGAAATGACAGTAATTGAGAATAAGACTATGCCTAAATATGGTTTAAAAGATTGGGAATTAACTAGTAGTAGTGGACCGGCTATGACTGCTGAATTAGGTAAAGCAATTAAAAATGATGAATGGATTGTAGTAGCTGGTTGGAAACCGCACTGGAAATGGTCTAAATGGGATCTTAAATTCTTAGAAGATCCAGAGTTAACTATGGGTGAAGGCGAATATATTAAGAGTATAGGTAGACCAGAGATTAAAGAAGATATGCCTACAGTAGCTAAGTTCTTACAGAATTATAAGCTGACTACAGAACAGTTAGGTTCTATAATGTTAAAAATTCAAAATGGAATGGAACCGAAGAAAGCTGCTGAAGAGTTTGTCAGTAATAATCCGGAAGCTGTTAATAGCTGGGTACCGGGAGATAAAGAAGTTGTAAAATAA